A genomic region of Parafrankia discariae contains the following coding sequences:
- a CDS encoding transcriptional regulator has product MSREYAKAVGGRLRAIRIQQGLSLQGVEQKSRGRWKTAAVGSYERGDRMISVHQLSELAGFYGVPVSALLPNEDQLPPRERRPRTVLNLEKLAEAPPDSSALVRRWVAQIQRQRDDYAGHVLSIRDGDVRALALLHDTTPQEFAERLRAWGVLETSFPEESEPTE; this is encoded by the coding sequence GTGAGCCGGGAGTACGCGAAGGCCGTGGGCGGTCGCCTACGGGCAATCCGGATCCAGCAGGGGTTGTCGCTGCAGGGCGTCGAACAGAAGTCGCGCGGTCGGTGGAAGACCGCCGCGGTCGGCTCCTACGAGCGCGGCGACAGAATGATCAGTGTTCACCAGTTGTCGGAGCTCGCCGGTTTCTACGGTGTTCCGGTGTCAGCGCTCCTGCCAAACGAGGATCAGCTGCCGCCGCGTGAACGCAGGCCCCGTACCGTACTGAATCTGGAGAAGCTCGCCGAAGCTCCGCCTGATTCGTCCGCATTGGTGCGCAGATGGGTCGCGCAGATTCAGCGCCAGCGTGACGACTACGCCGGGCATGTGCTGTCGATCCGCGACGGAGACGTCCGGGCGCTGGCCCTGCTGCACGACACGACGCCGCAGGAGTTCGCCGAGCGGCTGCGGGCGTGGGGAGTGCTCGAGACCAGCTTCCCCGAGGAGAGCGAGCCGACGGAGTAG